In Carya illinoinensis cultivar Pawnee chromosome 10, C.illinoinensisPawnee_v1, whole genome shotgun sequence, one DNA window encodes the following:
- the LOC122278618 gene encoding uncharacterized protein LOC122278618, with protein MEEELNTLWEGFTLTEQEAESVKVKNEALQSLVNKGKRCLIMKINADRVVNREAFRATMSKVWHPEGWIQFKDEGENKVVVEFQFEQDKVKVLHGRPWTFDRSLVCMQEIDGLVPLKDLTFTRETFWVQAHDMPMACMTKEVGAELFSGMERVHKVETDAGGCGWGCILRAKVEVDITKPLIRGKFLLANGVRRWIPFKAPSTRAFGAEAKRYGGVVQGNNGSSGTRAKMEPKVADQNPENSEQKVGKPNMDGVSENQRKEGPQDNPKPDLVMEEEKQNTSFSSLLIPNTEPVPKQNVRSPKKESLSWPEIKQVKILAASRQQASWKRRARGKSAASDSLTSPEAPTSGSTKRKVEPGTLSLLGHVSKQAKLNVPTKGMQPECKVVAARQHHQPQ; from the exons ATGGAAGAGGAGCTCAACACCCTATGGGAAGGCTTTACGTTAACAGAACAGGAAGCAGAGTCAGTTAAGGTGAAGAACGAAGCTCTACAATCCCTGGTCAACAAAGGCAAGAGGTGCCTCATTATGAAGATCAATGCAGACAGGGTGGTGAACAGAGAGGCTTTCAGAGCAACCATGTCCAAGGTCTGGCATCCAGAGGGATGGATTCAATTCAAAGATGAGGGGGAAAACAAAGTAGTAGTGGAGTTCCAGTTTGAACAGGATAAGGTTAAAGTCTTGCATGGGAGACCTTGGACCTTTGATAGGAGCCTAGTGTGCATGCAGGAGATTGATGGCTTGGTTCCTTTAAAAGACCTCACATTCACCAGAGAAACTTTCTGGGTCCAGGCTCACGACATGCCTATGGCATGCATGACAAAGGAGGTGGGAGCTGAACTGTTTTCGGGAATGGAAAGGGTGCACAAGGTAGAGACAGATGCAGGGGGCTGTGGATGGGGGTGTATCCTGAGAGCCAAAGTAGAGGTTGACATTACAAAACCTCTTATACGAGGCAAATTTCTCTTGGCTAATGGTGTCCGTAGATGGATCCCTTTTAA GGCCCCTTCTACAAGAGCTTTCGGGGCTGAAGCAAAACGTTATGGTGGTGTAGTGCAGGGCAACAATGGAAGCTCAGGAACGAGGGCAAAAATGGAACCCAAAGTTGCAGACCAAAACCCAGAAAACAGTGAACAGAAGGTGGGAAAGCCCAATATGGATGGTGTCAGTGAAAACCAAAGGAAAGAGGGGCCGCAAGACAACCCAAAACCTGACTTGGTTATGGAAGAGGAAAAGCAGAACACGTCTTTCTCCAGCCTGTTGATCCCCAATACGGAACCTGTGCCAAAACAAAATGTCAGGTCACCAAAAAAGGAAAGTCTGAGTTGGCCTGAGATAAAACAG GTGAAAATATTGGCTGCCTCGAGACAACAAGCTTCATGGAAGAGGAGGGCACGAGGAAAATCTGCTGCCAGTGATTCTCTGACCTCCCCAGAAGCACCAACTAGTGGATCAACAAAGAGGAAAGTGGAGCCAGGTACACTTTCTCTACTTGGTCATGTTTCTAAACAGGCCAAGCTTAATGTCCCCACTAAGGGGATGCAACCTGAGTGTAAGGTGGTGGCTGCTAGGCAGCACCACCAACCACAATGA